The window ATATATATGTGATTAAAAATTCGTTTgcaatgtatatattatgttaatgCGCTATCAAAATTGCAACTACATTCTTCTGTTAATAATGTAGAAtttaatttcctcttttgaaATGATGAagtttacccctttttcataaaaatccatgtcttaaaaatttgaatggtatgtatttatttttaatgttactaatgcaaaaaaaggtactaGTATTAAAAGactccaaaaaattaaaatacatatatattttaatttgtcTTTATATTAAGATGAagctaaaattaaaacgagTATCACACTTTGtaattgcatatttttagaaAGTGCTAAAATGATGCAATTATAGGTAAAGATATCTTTTGgctaaatatatttttaattttatcaaataatatttattcttcACGTAACATTTATGCTGTGTTTGATCTTTTCTgtcatattaatatattttcaattaagCTGGATAATAGGATGgggcctattttttttttgtRActacaaaaagaaatgtaGTGCTATATAATTTCCATTAgcgtaataatattttacgcgcccaaaacaatttttattaacgatatttataattattcataaggaatatttaataaaataaattaattattaaattaatatttcaatatataaattaaaataactttgtttatttatttttcgcatAATTATGCATTTCATGTAGCAAATGATTGTTTTAAATTAACATATtgcttatattatataccacataagttaaaaatgattacattttaattccATTcatttgatatatataaatggaaGAATGTTCTATGTAGATATAGatgaaaattaattaatgggaaaatattattgtattGCCTCCAAATAAATACTTTTTTAGGTTCTAAGTATAAACATAAAGgattaagaaaataaattgccAGAATATTAAACGTTTTGAcctcatatattttattaataaatttgaagaaaattagaATTTTCCaagtataaatatgttaaagaaaaatgacaaaGCCTGTAATAGCAGAAGTGTCTGCGGATGCattggtattttttatatattgtgtttgctttttataaatttctatATATGTGATTCCTTTGTCTTTGAGGTATAAAGGCAAATTCTGTTATTAGTACCATAGTTTTAATACATaggtaacaatttttttataatacttttTAGGAAAAAGTTTCACAGGATTTAGGCCTGAATAAACTGTTTGATGGATTCTATGTAAAGAAGAGCagctctacattttttaaagaatgtGATGCACTAAATGATTATGAAAAAACTCACCCTGGTGTGAAAGAACTTTGCACTAAGTTGATCAGTTCTTTAGAAAAATTAGCTGAAATGAAGCCGAAAAATAAAGATTATTATGATCGTTGCAATTATTTACCTCACTGGTTATTTGATGAAAtagggaaaatatataaatcaatCCCTTCGAAAAATTCCGATAATGTACCTTTTTTCAGTAAACTCAGTCATATAGGGAACAAGGTTAATAGGGAATTGACTGCAAATAAGTGTACTACATTGCCAATTAGTAATAGTTTTAGTTTGGCTAcacgaaaaaatataaaaaattcttatatatatttacaaaaatataatgRAATTWAACAGATTATAAATGACAAAGGCAAAGGTAAATGTAATCAGTATATTACATATCTTCMATATATTGATTCATTACATAAGAAGTATAAGACAGATGATTGTAgggtttatttattttcgccTACTCCAAATTACGCTGATTGTTATTCTAAATATGAGCCAAGTAAGCTTATAcctatattaaataattgtaaagGTACGGAATCTTCCAGAGGTGGAAGTAGAAGTACTGAATGGTGGTTTTCAGGTTTGCTTTTGGTCATCAACTGAGTCCTCACGAAGTGGTAAGGTTAGCTCTCTTCCAGAAACCGCAAAGGCTGGAGGTAAAGAAGTTgataaaggagaaaaagaggCTCCAAAAAGTTTAGCAGGTACACCAGATTCACGGGGTTTAACGCATTCAACAAGTTTAGGAGGTTCAGGAAGTCAAGTAGAAGCAAGACCTTCAGCACGTCCTGTAGTTGCAGCAGCTGGAGGGGGATTACCTGGACAATTAGCCACCACGCCAGCTAAAGTAAATTTAATTACTGCTACAGGAAAAAGCAATGAACAGGTTGTCCATGCAACATCATCTTATAATTCGGGGCCCGGAGGGAACGCACTACCTGAACCCACTGCAAGTAGCCCTGGTACTTTGGAAAGTGTATCTGATAAGGTTGACTCAAACTTTTATCGTAACATCATCATGGCTGCTGCGATACTTGGAACgatattcttccttttctattaCAACATGGTAATTGCACAAtcgattttgtgaaatagATATATTTTGTTAGTAGATATAATTTAATCGTCTTTTACATGTATAACTACAAAATGTATCTTAacgtgttttccttttcacttttgtgtTAGTCTTCTGGATTGAAATCAAGGTTTCcgaaaagaaaacgaaaaaaaaagatattcgagcataattattacgaagagtatgaaaaagagTTAGAAAAATATGGTTCAGAAGATATGTCATTATATTCTGAAGACGATCGATactatttgaattatcaacCTGAGGGCGATTACGATTACTAAGTAGTTATATAAGGtgaaaatattcataatagTCATTTTGACGGAAGTGATAGTGAATTtcttttgtaattataatcATTAGAAAtagtgaagaaaaacacaaaTCAAAGAAGTTTAGATAAATTGTACGATatcttatataatataaaaattatccatgtgtattaaatataattaggaaattaaaaatagcttaAATTATACTAAtggcaaaaaatttaaatataattcaaccttataaattatataaatcatcTAAAgataaatgttatttaaatatcATTCAAAATAAACTgcttaaaaaagggtaatATTATGTTAAGTagacatatattattttgaaatacaaattatatgatttaaTAACAAAGGCGTAAAAGATTTATAAAACTTAATAAAGATAATATAATCGATTTGTGAGgatagtataataaaaaataatatatattttgaaataaataaatcgAGCATCTTGATAGTGTATGTATAACATTACAAAATCGGACATAATATTTAATCAAGCATTTCATGTATGTTGCATCATACATGATATAAGTAAACTAAttgttaatcattttttttgtattcatattatttgaTCAGTTTTTATCTGATAATATGccatacataaatataataattgttataaaaaatattttttttgtgtaaataatTTGCTACTATGttagtttaattttttgttgtttgAAACTTTAtctgaaaatatatttgttgtTAATAATTACGTCAAATCTCCTATTTTTAAGacaaacacattttttatgtgctaAAACGCTCCCTCAATGATTACGTATGATTGAagttgattaaaaaaaagaattattaatattgtaactaataatatattttttacgttcattaaaattagatatataatatatgatataaatttataattgttACTTAATATACATAGAAATGAATGTATCTATgtt of the Plasmodium vivax scf_6759 genomic scaffold, whole genome shotgun sequence genome contains:
- a CDS encoding variable surface protein Vir12/22/24-related (encoded by transcript PVX_075695A) is translated as MTKPVIAEVSADALEKVSQDLGLNKLFDGFYVKKSSSTFFKECDALNDYEKTHPGVKELCTKLISSLEKLAEMKPKNKDYYDRCNYLPHWLFDEIGKIYKSIPSKNSDNVPFFSKLSHIGNKVNRELTANKCTTLPISNSFSLATRKNIKNSYIYLQKYNXIXQIINDKGKGKCNQYITYLXYIDSLHKKYKTDDCRVRNLPEVEVEVLNGGFQVCFWSSTESSRSGKVSSLPETAKAGGKEVDKGEKEAPKSLAGTPDSRGLTHSTSLGGSGSQVEARPSARPVVAAAGGGLPGQLATTPAKVNLITATGKSNEQVVHATSSYNSGPGGNALPEPTASSPGTLESVSDKVDSNFYRNIIMAAAILGTIFFLFYYNMSSGLKSRFPKRKRKKKIFEHNYYEEYEKELEKYGSEDMSLYSEDDRYYLNYQPEGDYDY